Part of the Pagrus major chromosome 9, Pma_NU_1.0 genome, TCCAACATAATCTTTAGCCATTTTCACTCTGGAGTAAACATTCAAACATCATGCTAAATCGCTAAATTGTTGTACCTCGGTAGTTGTGTATATATGCGGGGATACGTTTGAACCTGCACCGAAAAGTATGATTAGGTTTTACGTCTTTATCattagctagccagctagctagcgtCAGCCTAGTTTGTAAGCTAGGTTAGTTGGGCAACGTAATTCACGTTAGTCATGCGTTTGTCTCGACATTTAGCAGCCTAGTTGTGTTGTTGTTCGTCTCCAGCAGGGTCTGAACACGGCAGGATGTCGAATGATCTTGCTGGCGTGTGGGAGGTGGCACTGAGCGATGGAGTCCACAGGATAGAGTTTGAACACGGCACGACCACCGGAAAGAGGGTCATCTACGTTGATGGAAAGGTAATGTCACACGGCTTCTTCTTACTGCGAGGTCAGTTTTAACAGGGGCtgtttctgatttctgatttctgatttcgCATCATTCTGCAGGAGATCCTGAGACGAGACTGGATGTTCAAGCTCGTGGGGAAGGAGACGTTCAGTGTGGGCAGGTCGGACACCAAAGCGACCATCAACATTGATGCAGTCAGCGGTTTTGCCTACGAGTACACCTTGGAGATTAATGGGAAGAGCCTGAAGAAGTACATGGAgaacaggtcaaaggtcaccagCACGTGGGTTCTCAACCTGGACGGCACTGACTGCAGGGTGGTCCTGGGTGAGCCTCTCTGTGTATTCACCTGCTGTACTGTGAGTTTtcaaaaaaactgcatttttccAGTTGTCAGTGGTTTTTCAGTCAGATTGCTGCTAAAACACACTCATTCAAAAGTGTgctactttgactctgatgcagcatccactcacacaatgtcctgcccacaacCCGTCACAAGGAATATCCTACTAAGCCACTAAATGATATGAATCTGCAAAGTGACtagtatcaaataaatgtggtggagagggagtataaagtagcagaaaaaggaaaaactcaagtaaagtacctcaaaattgtacttaagtacagtacttgagtagattgtaCTTCATTACATCACTGTTTATCCTAAATTTTGACATTAAGATGtaatttttaatgcaaataagTATCGGCTCCAAATATCAGTTATCGGTCTCCTGGATTTCTAATAATAGGTATTGGCCATGAAAAAGCCACATTGGTCGACCCTAGTGACTTGTTAAGGTAGAAGAGCATCTACCTTAAATTTTTATTAGTGTCTAGGTTTATTTCTTAATGCAGGAAATCAATCAGGATAGACAATGGTTTGATATTTAGCATAGTGTGATTTCTGCCCGTTGAGAAGCGGCCACTAATATTATGTTGGAGCTGAGGCTAAGCTCTTTAACAGCTCTAAGTcctactctgtctctgtcatctgGGCAAGTTAATCCTTCTTATAATTATACTGCTTACAGCTGATCAGGTGGCATAACACCTGAAGCATGTGCATGACATAAGAACTACTGTACATTAGTGGGCAATAAATATCTATAAGTGTTGTCATAAGAACACCCAAACCAGCTAAATGTTGCCCCCGTGTGGTTTCAAGGGAGAccattagtatttttttttgccatagaAAATTGAGATTGGACATGTTTAGAAGATCAAGCCATGCTTTTTGAAGCTAAAAGGTTTTCACAAGTGTTGAATTCAGCTATCACTCAAACACAAGAGTGGGGTGTCTCTGAAATTACATGGTTAAATGGCGCAGTCATTTTCATGGTAACGCAGTTTATTAGTCtatctttattctttatttttatatttcttattttaccAATCAAAGGAGCATCTTAATTAGGATATTTTACACagacacacgtacacacaagTTTTAAAATTCAGACACATAAAAATTTGGCTACGTGGACAAAAGTGTATTAGTGTATGGGTacattcatcattttgtttccCTTCATAAATTAGAGTTTTAAACATTGTTCCTGTATaattagaaataaaaacaagaaaatatgaaGAGTTGAAAATTTTGCGGGGGTGTTGTTATTTCATTCTTTGCGATTTATGTTATTGTTATGATTCAGAGGATTCAAAGTAAATATTAGCATGATTTAAGAAAGGTTTGtgcaaaaagttaaaaaaaagtgcacaCATCCAAGCAGGGTGAACCAAGGTGCTGACCAGAGGCAAAagtggaaaaatacaaaaatagagTCCAACGTTTATTACCTCCCATGTGTGTCGTTTTGGGCACAAGACACACCATACAATTACCTGTGCAGAGGGGTCACCTGACAGGTCATGTTATGTGATACACTAAAATACTACTAGACCTTGCTGTACAATTACAATGAACCTTGTAAGTTTACCTCATATGTACAGCGTTATCTAAACAACCTAAATATGCCATAAGACCATACGTCTGTAAAGTCCCCTCTGTAAAGGTACTTGTATTGCTTGAAATGTCACACATGGTGGTAATAAATATTAATGCGAGCACTATTTAATGTGTGGACTCTTCTCTGTATTgttcagctggaaaatgtctgtcTTTTAAAAAGGTCTTTCATGAACTGGAGCCACaactacattttttatatatatatgtttgttaTTACACCATGTTCTGCAAATTTTGTCTAttgcttatttttattttgttgttctaacTTAAAGTATCATGTGAGCATGATTCTTTACCACAGAAACTATTATGATATATTTCAGAAAGGACGGGTGTCAAGGAAACCTAAGTGATTCAAGACAGATTATACTAATTGTGGCAGTGCTCACTTTTTGTTGTTGCGTGGAAGAAGATGATCAGATAAACTCAAACATTCTCACACCAACCCCTgacagcattaaaaacaaaaatagactCAAACCTGGCAGTTATTATACTGAGACCTGTTTAGCAAGTTAGCTGGAAGTCACATCACATTCTGTTATTGCCCAAGAGTTGTGTGTCTCATTgattcattgtgtgtttgtttactttctttCAGAGAAAGACACCATGGATGTTTGGTGTAATGGACAAAACATAGAGACTGCAGTAAGTATAACAACAGTAACTGATACTTCATCATCACTgaatttaatatattaattcTGGTGTCAAGAGCAATTTAAATCAACAGTTAATACGTGTCTCCTTTAGTAAGCACTATAAACACTTGAACTTCGACTGGTAGAAAGCCTCTGTCACCCTGTGGTTCTACAGTTGTCTGCATTTGGAAAGCTCCAGAGCTGAGAACACGAACTAAATGATTCCTTTCTTTTGTCCACACTTTGTGCCTGCAGGGGGAGTTTGTTGACGATggcacagaaacacatttcacactCGGAGACCACAACTGCTGCGTGAAGGCTGTGAGCAGCGGGAAGAGACGAGACGGGATCATTCACACGCTGCTGGTGGACGGCACAGAGATAGCTGAGTGCACAGAGTGACTGCGTATGTGGAAGCAGATAACTGGTTTGTACGTGTGACTCTTGGTGTCTGTGAAGAGTAGAAGAATGTCATTTAAAGCTGTCGGGAGTCAGAGACCAACTCATATACGCTCCTAAGTTTGGATGGCCACGCTCGGGAGGGTATATTACCCATACATTGGTACTGTAAATGTTGTTGTGTAACGTATATAGCACGAGAGGAAGACGAGACCTGCTGTCTGGGCAGTTTTAGGGGACAGGATGCTGCCATAAATTTCAGTCAGAAAAAAGGATTtactgtataaaaatgtaatttcacacTGAAAAACTGTCTTGGGTTGAACATGTACTTTATACTGCTATAAATCTGAGGTTTTAGAAGTGGGTGTTGGGCCTCCAAATAGTTTTGAGGGACATCGGGccatattttaaggtaaaacaacacatttgataacccattagcttccattagacaacagctaacgtttGCATTCAAGGTACCACtagtaacgttagctaggaagtggttgaatgctaacgtatGATTACTATTTGTTAGATTCGCTAAGTGTATAAGACTTgtaacctggaacacagcagcacaccTTTATCCCAGGATTCGAGCTTAGCACCCATagcatgatgtcagaggaaaaatgGCCgttgtgtgaatatggtctctTTCCAGGAGATCTCATAGAATAGTCTGAATGCGTCTGGAGAGTTCAGAGATTCAGTAATTTCAGTGAATTTTTTAGTGTATTTCCCACTTTCCCGGAATCAGAAACTAATGAATGCCTTAggacaaacctttttttttttatgtattcgGTGTAGTCTGAAGTCATGTAACACAGCAATATTAagtactgtaaaatatcctgcgtcctttacatatttttgtcacaaGTTTTTGGCAACACCTTTTGAGAGATCGctacaaaaaatgtgtgtatatcagcaAATATAATGATATCAGAATTTATTATTCTCTAACAATGGTATTGGCATTAGCTCCCAAAACCTGTTAGACCTGCAAGCCATGTGAACACACAGCAATGTAACATGAGTCTGCAACTAAGTGaactattaactattaactCCACATGCCCTTAGTCTGAAGATACTTTAGTCTTGAAACACAGAAAGGCATCAATGACATAATCAAGATCTTACAGTGAACTAAGCAGGTAAGTACAGTAAGCCTTTGTCTGAAGGTAAGGCCCACAGTCTGACTTTGAAAACCcctgatgtaaacacagaatTCCAGTGCTGTTATCAATACTGGAGGTCAGATGTGCCATATTCATCTAACTCAGCCTGGCATTGCCCTGCAGTTGTTAACATGAACAGCTGGTGTTCTGtaactgttgttattttgttgaaaacagCCACCCATTGTACAGTAATGTGGTTCAGTAAACCAGAGACTCATCCTGTTCTCCCTGCTCTCTGTGCTcgctttcttgtgtttttttaatgttgcgCAGTAGGAGGTCAAATACCAGGGTACAAGATTATTCCTTGAATGTAGCATCATTATAGCGTGCACTGCTCAGGAGTGATCTTTGTTTTAGTCCTATGTTGACGTGTTAAGTGGTCTTTGTATGATCAGCCAGTTGATATTACTGTAACATGTAATTAGCTTTTAGCAGGCTGCTGTAGATGTGTCAAAACATCCTCGTCTACAAGTAAATGGCTGTAACAACTTTATAGACAATCACTCAGATGTGACATTGTTGCCagtaataaatcacacacacagctgaagtAAATCACTTGCTGATATCCATTAATACTTGGAGACTGTGTCGTCCTCGGAGAAGTGTTGAAGTCTGTTGTGCTGTCAAATTAACTGTTTTCTATGTACAGGCCAGATGATCATGTGCTTATACAGATTTAAAGATGAACATTTTTATAGTTATGGCTACaagttaaaaatgacaatttctcCAGTGTATCtctaatgtttgtttacattttgcaaAGAGTGGCATTTACTATTTATTGTGCACTAGTCAAATACAGTGTGTCTGGATTGGCCAATAGAAAAAAGAACAGCTTAATTCAAGGTCCACCCACTTGACGAAgtctccatgacaactgggAAACTTCATCCACTGGTCTGCAAGATGCAGCTGAAAGCTCCAGTAAACActactaaatggaccttgaggaaatatttttttgtggtCGAACTATATCCAAGGTCAAGGATGAACGTTAATGCTCAATAGACTGTGATATCAAAGATTTGTGTTACTGTATCATTATAAATCTTTCATATGTCCAATATATAAGATTTATGTTaataaatgtctttctttttgtttactgTGGGTGGTAcatgtttgtaaaatgtgaactgtatgatCAGGTTTTGTTGTTGAGCTGCATCATTGATCTTAATATATACATTATTAGTAAACAGGGAAATACAAGTATTAAAAATCATGATCTTTGTTTCATAttctctgaaatgttgttgttgcgACTTTAGGTAGATGAAGGTGTCATAGTTAGGTGTCGAAAGAAAATGTTCTAGCTCAGTGGTGCCCAGACTTTTTttccttggagggccaaaacagAGAATTTATTGATGGAcaaaggtaaaaaacaaacacctacTGTATTGTTAAGATGAATAATGATACTATATGGTAGCACTGaaggcaagtgagaaaaaaaaatctggtgatgtgtgtttatgac contains:
- the faima gene encoding fas apoptotic inhibitory molecule a gives rise to the protein MSNDLAGVWEVALSDGVHRIEFEHGTTTGKRVIYVDGKEILRRDWMFKLVGKETFSVGRSDTKATINIDAVSGFAYEYTLEINGKSLKKYMENRSKVTSTWVLNLDGTDCRVVLEKDTMDVWCNGQNIETAGEFVDDGTETHFTLGDHNCCVKAVSSGKRRDGIIHTLLVDGTEIAECTE